The Chitinimonas arctica region GGCTGTCGAAATGCCATTCCCGATAGGCCCGGTTGCCGTCGCTGTAGACCAGGCAGGCATGTCCGGCTAGATCGGCCGGGCTGGTCGGTTCGCCGCAGCGCGCCAGGTAGCTCGGTGCCGCAACCAGTACGCGGGGGCTGTCGGCCAGTTTGCGGGCGATCAGGCTGGAGTCGGCCAGATGGGACACGCGGATCGCCACATCGATCTGTTCCTCGATCAGGTCCACCAGGCGGTTTTCCAGTTGGAGCGCCACGTCCACCTGCGGATAGCGGGTGGTGAAGGCGGCTACCAGCTCCACCATCAGCCGTCTGGCGGCAAAGGGGCAGGTCACGCGCAGCTTTCCCCTGACTTCCTGTCGGTAGGTTTCGGTCAGCAGGGCGATATTGCCCAGCGAGGTGGCAATCCGGCGTGCTTCACCCAGTACCTGTTCACCGATTTCGGTCAGGGCCAGGCGCCGGGTGGAGCGCTGTACCAGGCGCGCGCCGAGCTCGGCTTCCAGCCGCCCCAATTGGCGGGACACCACCGATTTGTCGATATTCAGCCGTGCGGCGGCACCGCTGATGCTACCGGCGTCGATGATGGCGGCAAAGATGGCAAGGCCTTGTGGGTCCAGCATGGCTAGTCAATTGTTGTTTAATTAGCAACAAGCTAATGGGTAATTGAGGGCTAATCAAGCAATAGTTCACGGTGCATACTGGCCTTCATCGCGGTAGTGCCGCTTGGCTGAACCGCTGATTCCCATCCTCCCTGGAGCACATCATGCAACTGATCAACAAGCAGTTCCGCCTTGCGGCCCGTCCGATCGGCGCACCGAAGCAAAGCGATTGGACCTTTGGCGAAACCCCGCTGGGGGAGCCGGCCGATGGCGAAGTACTGGTCAAGATCATGTATATCTCACTCGACCCCGCCATGCGCGGTTGGATGAGCGAAGTGAAGTCTTATATGCCGCCGGTCGGCATCGGCGAAGTGATGCGCGCCTTGGCGGTGGGTCAGGTGCTGGCTTCGCGCCACGCCGGTTTTGCCGTTGGCGACCATGTGAGCGGCATGCTGGGTGTGCAATCCCATGCCTTGGTTCAGGGGCAGATGCTCAACAAGGTCGACCCTGCCCTGGTGCCCTTGCCGGTCTATCTGGGCGTGCTGGGTATGCCAGGTGTGACGGCTTACTTCGGCTTGCTCGATGTCGGCAAGCTGCAAGCCGGCGATACCGCGGTGGTATCCGGTGCGGCGGGCGCCGTGGGCAGTGTCGTTGGGCAGATCGCCAAGTTGAAGGGCGCCCGCGTCGTCGGTATCGCCGGCGGTGCCGATAAGTGCCGATACCTGTTGGACGAACTGGGTTTCGAAGCAGCCATCGATTACAAGGCCGAGAATGTCACGGCAGCCCTGGCGCGGCATTGTCCGCAGGGCATCAATGTGTACTTCGACAATGTCGGCGGCGATATCCTGGATGCGGCCCTGGCCAATCTGGCCCATGGCGCGCGAGTCGTTATCTGCGGCGCCATCTCGCAGTACAACAACACCACGCCGGTACAAGGCCCCGCCAATTATCTGTCCTTGCTGGTCAATCGGGCCAGTATGAGCGGGATGCTGGTGGGCGATTACCTCCCTCGCTGGGGCGAGGCGGTGCAAGCGCTGGCTGGCTGGGTCATGGCGGGCCGGATCAAGCACCGCGAAGACGTGGTCACCGGGCTGGAATCCTTCCCCGATGCATTCGGGATGCTCTTCAGCGGCGAGAATCACGGCAAGCTGGTGCTGCAGCTCAGCGAATAATCCGATAGCGGTGCGCGGCCAGGGACGGGAAGCTACTCCGCCAGGAGAAGCTTGGCAGCCAGCTCCCTGGCGCGCTGCAAGCCGGCTTCGGTTAACCTGACCGACTCTTGCCGGCCTTTGGGATTGGTAATGAGTCCCTGGCTGAAAAGGCTGTCCATTGCATCGAAGTCGATACGCTTCCAGATTCGGCCGTTATCGAACTGCCATATGCCGAGCAATGCCAGCAGCAGTTCTTCGCACTTGGCCTGGTCGAATTTCATTTCAATCTCCTTGGAATATTTTGCGGTGATTCCCGGTGGCGCTTTTGCGTTAGATATGCCGCCGCATCAACACCAAGCCGGCAATCGCGCCCAGTAGACTTATCGTGCCGACGTACCAGGCGGGTGCCATGGGGCTCCAATCGAGCATGACGGTGAAAAACAGCGGCGTGAGTCCGCCGAATACGGCGCAGGCCAGGTTGTAGGAAAGCGAGAGCCCGCTGAAGCGAATGTCGGGCGGGAAGGCTTTGACCATCAGGTAAGGCACCACGCCTACCACGCCGGCAAAAAAAGCGGTGACGGCGTAATTGAGTTGGAAGTCGCGCACGCCGGCGGCCAATTGCGAGTAGAACCAGTACTGGCTGAGCAGCAGGCCCAGGCAGAAGATCAGTAGCGTCCTGCCGCCACCCAGGCGGTCAGCCCCGGCGCCGGCCAATATGCAGCCTGCGGTCAGGCAAACGATGGCTAGATTATTGGCCTGCAAGGCTACGGCGGGCGGCACGGCGTATAGCTTCTGCAACATGCCGGGCGTCATCAGGATAAGTACCAGGATGGCGGCCGAAAACAGCCCGGTGAGCAGGAAGCAGCGCACCACGCTGCCGCGATGGGCGCGCAGGACCTTGCGCAAGGGGATTTCTTGCGCCAGGGTTTTGTGCTGCTGCATCTGCAGGAAAACCGGTGTTTCGTGCAACCAGCGGCGCAGGTACACCGCCAACATGCCGAACACGCCACCCAGCAGGAAAGGAATGCGCCAGGCCAGGTCGAGGATGACTGCCGTGCTGTAGACGCTGTGGATCCAGGTGGCCACCAGGGAGCCCAGCAGGATGCCCAGCGTAAGGCTGCAGGTAAGGAAGCCGCAGGCCAGGCCCATATACTGCCGGGGGACATGCTCGGCTACGAATACCCATGCGCCAGGGACCTCGCCGCCAATGGCGGCGCCTTGCAGGAGCCGCAGGGCCAGCAGCAGCAGCGGCGCCATGGCCCCAATGCTGGCGTAGGTCGGCAGCAAGCCGATCAGCAGGGTAGGTGCCGCCATCAGAAAGATACTGAGCGAAAACATCCGTTTGCGGCCGAGCAGGTCACCGAAGTGCGCCATCACAATGCCGCCCAGCGGCCGGGTCAGGTGGCCGGCGGCGAAGATGCCGAATGTCTGCAGCTGGCGCATCCATGCCGGCATCTCGGGCGGGAAAAACAGTTGCGCGATGATGGCGGCGAAGAACACAAAGACGATGAAGTCATAGAATTCCAGCGCCCCACCCAAGGCGGACAAGGCCAGCGTCTTGCTGTCGCGACGGGTCAGGTGCCGGGTCGGCATCAGCAATGCCGCGCTATTCATGGTGTTTAGCATGTCTATCCTGTTCTCCGGGGCCGGGACGGCGAAATACCTGAATGGTCGGAGATGTTCGCAACTTGCCGGAGGGTGGTCCACCCGGTGATCACCTGAAGCGGTGTATAAATAATTCGGTGCATATGCATATTTCCAGTAATGAATAATATTACCAATAACTTCATTGTGAAATAACACCAGTCAATCGATATGGGCGAATGAATACACCTTGGTGTAGCCTGCTGCTGGCAGTGCCCAATAATTCAATATCAGGAGAAGGAAATGAAAAAAATCGCGATAGGCCTGTGCCTGTCTTTTAGCCTTGCCCACGCTTCCCCGATTACGCTGGCCACCGGGAATGTGCAGATTACATTTGACGATGCCTCCAGCTATGAAAGCGAAGTAATGAACGGCTTCGGCAATATCATTCAGACCGATCTGCCGGTATTCGCGGGCGTAGGCAATGGCTTGAGGTTGACGCCGGCATTGTATAACTCGATCGGTGGTTCGGGTTTTTGGGAGGAGGGCTTGTTACGGATTTCCTTTCGCGATATCAGTTTTTCCGCACAAGCTGGATATGCAATAACCGGATACCGGCTTTCATTTTCCGGGCAGGCGGATAAATACAGTGCCGGCAGTTTCAATCACCAGGGGGGCGGTATCGGGTCTGTCAGCTTTTCGGGCAGCAACTATACTTATTCCAGCCTGATCGGCGTGGACGCATTGGAAAACAGCAGCTATGCCATTTTGTCGCTGTCGGCGCCCTATGTCGCCAATGATGACGGCACCGCCTCGGTGTTCGGACTGGCCAGCGGCAGCATAGAAAACTTCACGATCGAGGCGGTCACCCAGCCGGTGCCGGAGCCTGAAAGCTACGCCATGCTATTGACAGGCCTGGCGGGTATCGGCCTGTTGGCCCGCCGCCGGGGCAGGGCCGAAGCGGCCGGTTGAGCACTTCATGGCCAGCCTGGGGGGGGCTGGCCAGGGCGGCAACATGGTGTAAAAAAATATGCGACGGAATACTTGAAACCTTTTGGGAGCGTTCCCATCTTGTTTTACAGCAGGTGCTCAACCGAGGCCTGCATAAACCGTATCGCTTGAACTTCAAAGGATATCACCATGACTGCCTACGATTTTACCCCCGTGTACCGTACCGCCATTGGCTATGACCGCCTGGTGCAAATGATCGACGATGCCATGCGTCGCGATACGCAATCCAGTTACCCTCCCTACAATATCGAAGTACTGGCCGATGATAAGTACAAGATCACCATGGCCGTGGCCGGGTTCGATCGCGCCGAATTGGATATTGAAGTTGAACAGAATACATTGAAGGTGGTGGGTCGGAAAGCGCATCGGGATACCGAGCCCAATTATCTGCATCGAGGGATTGCCGCGCGCAATTTCGAACAGATTTTCCACTTGGACGATCATGTGAAGGTAGAAGTCGCCGGGCTGAATAATGGCCTGCTGACCATCGAACTGAAGCGTGAAATTCCCGAGGCGCTGAAGCCGCGCAAGATACTGATAGATGCTGCGGATAATGTGCATACGCTGGAACGCCGCGCCGCCTGATCGAACCAGTTGTCACCAGAAAGCCGGGCAAGGGATTGCCCGGCTTTTTTGCGGCTCTCGAAACCGGCATATCGGCGGAGTCGAACGACGGAAGTAGGCGCCTGCTTGGGGCGAGTGCCGCGCTCAATCCAGCGCTAATGCGAGAACACTTCCTCGACACTGCTGGCCGAAAATACCTGCTTGGCCCAGCCGTCCAATTGCTCGGAGGTGGCACAAGCGAGTCGATTCTCAACCCAGTCCGGCAGCTGGCCATACCTGTGCTGGAGCAAGCTGCGCAGCATTTTGGCTTCGCCCCTTGCTTCGCCCCTTGCTTCGCCCTTTTTTACAAACTCCTCAGCCCAGAGGTCCATCTTGTTCGTCATCATCGCTTCGACTCCTTGCAAATCGCTTATCTCGTCCAACTGAGCCGCCGGCCAGTCCAATTGCGGGAACTTGGAGGGTATCAATACCCGGGTAATCCAGTCTTTCAAGACTTGCCTCAGCCCTTCATGCTCCGGCGCCGCCAAATATCGCTTCAAACCGCGTATAACCCTGCGCCCGGCTTCCGGGTTGTCGGCATTTTCCAGCCGGAAGATATCCGCCACCACATTCTCCAAGCCATGCAAATCTTGCTCCTGAAAGGCACCTTGGTCCAATAGCATATAACGCATGTGCGGGCGGAAATCAGGTAGCTTGCCAGGGCCGGCTTCGATCAGTTCATCCAGTTCCAGCGGCGCACTCCAACGCGGCGCGCCGTTGTACAGCACGATAGGAAGGACAGGGGGCAGCTTGCCGCTCTCCGTCAAAAGCTGGCGCTTCGGGTCCTTGCAGAGGTCGAGATACAATTGCGTCACATAGCTGGCCACCCGCAGCGCCATGGTGGAATCGATCGTGGATTGAAATTCCACCAGCAGGCAGATGTAGAGCTCCTGGTCCGCTAGCCGCACCTTCCATACCGTATCGGTCATCTTCCGACGCCAGCGGTCGGTGACAAAGCTGCCATTGATTTGCTCCAGGGTGGAGAAATCCAGCTTTTCTACCCATTCCTCGTCGATAAA contains the following coding sequences:
- a CDS encoding MFS transporter, with the protein product MLNTMNSAALLMPTRHLTRRDSKTLALSALGGALEFYDFIVFVFFAAIIAQLFFPPEMPAWMRQLQTFGIFAAGHLTRPLGGIVMAHFGDLLGRKRMFSLSIFLMAAPTLLIGLLPTYASIGAMAPLLLLALRLLQGAAIGGEVPGAWVFVAEHVPRQYMGLACGFLTCSLTLGILLGSLVATWIHSVYSTAVILDLAWRIPFLLGGVFGMLAVYLRRWLHETPVFLQMQQHKTLAQEIPLRKVLRAHRGSVVRCFLLTGLFSAAILVLILMTPGMLQKLYAVPPAVALQANNLAIVCLTAGCILAGAGADRLGGGRTLLIFCLGLLLSQYWFYSQLAAGVRDFQLNYAVTAFFAGVVGVVPYLMVKAFPPDIRFSGLSLSYNLACAVFGGLTPLFFTVMLDWSPMAPAWYVGTISLLGAIAGLVLMRRHI
- a CDS encoding DUF6429 family protein gives rise to the protein MKFDQAKCEELLLALLGIWQFDNGRIWKRIDFDAMDSLFSQGLITNPKGRQESVRLTEAGLQRARELAAKLLLAE
- a CDS encoding Hsp20 family protein is translated as MTAYDFTPVYRTAIGYDRLVQMIDDAMRRDTQSSYPPYNIEVLADDKYKITMAVAGFDRAELDIEVEQNTLKVVGRKAHRDTEPNYLHRGIAARNFEQIFHLDDHVKVEVAGLNNGLLTIELKREIPEALKPRKILIDAADNVHTLERRAA
- a CDS encoding PEP-CTERM sorting domain-containing protein, giving the protein MKKIAIGLCLSFSLAHASPITLATGNVQITFDDASSYESEVMNGFGNIIQTDLPVFAGVGNGLRLTPALYNSIGGSGFWEEGLLRISFRDISFSAQAGYAITGYRLSFSGQADKYSAGSFNHQGGGIGSVSFSGSNYTYSSLIGVDALENSSYAILSLSAPYVANDDGTASVFGLASGSIENFTIEAVTQPVPEPESYAMLLTGLAGIGLLARRRGRAEAAG
- a CDS encoding LysR family transcriptional regulator, yielding MLDPQGLAIFAAIIDAGSISGAAARLNIDKSVVSRQLGRLEAELGARLVQRSTRRLALTEIGEQVLGEARRIATSLGNIALLTETYRQEVRGKLRVTCPFAARRLMVELVAAFTTRYPQVDVALQLENRLVDLIEEQIDVAIRVSHLADSSLIARKLADSPRVLVAAPSYLARCGEPTSPADLAGHACLVYSDGNRAYREWHFDSPAGPIQIQVQGRIQLNDGSALVDAACAGAGILLIDRLLAKRELADGRLRSLLPDYPPPTGYPIYAVYPARDWLAPKTAAFLAFLEESKQADTWS
- a CDS encoding NADP-dependent oxidoreductase, whose protein sequence is MQLINKQFRLAARPIGAPKQSDWTFGETPLGEPADGEVLVKIMYISLDPAMRGWMSEVKSYMPPVGIGEVMRALAVGQVLASRHAGFAVGDHVSGMLGVQSHALVQGQMLNKVDPALVPLPVYLGVLGMPGVTAYFGLLDVGKLQAGDTAVVSGAAGAVGSVVGQIAKLKGARVVGIAGGADKCRYLLDELGFEAAIDYKAENVTAALARHCPQGINVYFDNVGGDILDAALANLAHGARVVICGAISQYNNTTPVQGPANYLSLLVNRASMSGMLVGDYLPRWGEAVQALAGWVMAGRIKHREDVVTGLESFPDAFGMLFSGENHGKLVLQLSE
- a CDS encoding Rpn family recombination-promoting nuclease/putative transposase, which encodes MFDHDAAYKSMFSIPRAVEDLLREFIDEEWVEKLDFSTLEQINGSFVTDRWRRKMTDTVWKVRLADQELYICLLVEFQSTIDSTMALRVASYVTQLYLDLCKDPKRQLLTESGKLPPVLPIVLYNGAPRWSAPLELDELIEAGPGKLPDFRPHMRYMLLDQGAFQEQDLHGLENVVADIFRLENADNPEAGRRVIRGLKRYLAAPEHEGLRQVLKDWITRVLIPSKFPQLDWPAAQLDEISDLQGVEAMMTNKMDLWAEEFVKKGEARGEARGEAKMLRSLLQHRYGQLPDWVENRLACATSEQLDGWAKQVFSASSVEEVFSH